In Aminivibrio sp., a genomic segment contains:
- a CDS encoding deoxyribodipyrimidine photo-lyase gives MIYWMSRDQRTADNQALKTAVHTANNP, from the coding sequence GTGATCTACTGGATGTCTCGAGATCAGCGGACCGCAGATAACCAGGCACTCAAGACGGCCGTCCATACGGCAAATAATCCCTAA